In Mauremys reevesii isolate NIE-2019 linkage group 13, ASM1616193v1, whole genome shotgun sequence, the sequence acagccctgggagagctgtggcagggcatAGCAGCAAGCAAAGGCTGATTGAGGAAGCAGCACAGCTTGGcgccacaccccaaacagaccacagctggcccttataaaagggctCTAAGCCAGACAGTCAGTTACAGTCTCCTCTAGCTGTGGAGGGAGATAGGCCTGGCTGATGGGGAGCTAGAGGAGGTACctggagtgcagcagggctgggggaaggccacgggagctggggagctcaggcctggaatatcccaggctgcggcctagtggaaggccaaacaggtactggggttgcagaagACAACCCAAGGCTAGACAGaggcagcagatccaaacccaaccttgcctgtgatgagtggattatactgcagtctgccccagggagcgagggctagttggtgactggaagtagcctacgactgaggcaaggtgggtatagggggtgggagtgtttcctggggaggggagactctgAAACTGAAGGGTgtgctgccagggggcagcaccccagataacagggcactggagtccagggagggacacgggggccaagcagcagtgagacaccggcctgcagagggtgctccaaggctgtaagaagagctaattcccaggacgccagcaggaggcgccgcaggggtgagtacccCACCACTACACTCCACTAAAAATGCTGAGTCATTATTGTGTATCCCTTTCCCCAAGTAGACTTTGAGTACATAAACGACAAGGGTTACTGCTCCATACTACAGAGGATGTGGTGAACCCTACTGGGTGATTTACTGACATGAACGTTAGCTGGTTGGGAAAAGTCCACACCCCTCAAAGTTATAGCAATTCAGGGCTTTTTGAAAGGCTGAAAGCTAGGGTGTTCGCCCCAGATTGTCCAACTGACTTCAACAGGGTTTCTGTGCCAGCTCTGCCTCTCTGTTGATGGCTCGGCCCATCCTTTCCTTCTCTGGAAGCCGTACAACAGCAACCTGGAAAGAAGCAACAAGAGGTTTAGCGATCACCTGGGCAGGTTCAGGATGACTCGGGAGTGGACTTTGAAGAGCAAGTGAAAGTGTGTCATGAAAAGAATCAATCTCTGAGGAGGAAAACATTCCAGCAGCCACTGATGCATGCTGAGCAGTGCATAATATCGGTGAGACCCAACTACTAGGCTGGATGAGTGAGGTGGACCAATTAGAGCTTTAAAAATGTTACTGCTCCTAAGCCTACAGTTGCCGTAGCATTCCCATTCTGTTCAGTGGCAAGAGAAGAGAGGGTGGGAGTTGATAAAGTACAGTTCAGAGCTGAAGAGAAATGGTCAAATGAACAacgtcccattcaattacatcacatgaaggcagacaactaaatattgatcaattttataagtgcttgtacaGAAATGCTAGAAGTCAAAATACTAAGATGTGTGAGCTTGAGGGGGTGGtattaaaggaggatattgacataataatCATCacggaaacttggtggaatgatgataatcaatgggacatggtaataccaggcACAGAATATATAGGATCGACAGAATAGGTCATGCTGTTGGGTGAGAGGAAAGAaggctgtcataaatataaagggaagggtaacaacctttatgtatgctgTAACATAAATCCCTCCTGGTCAGAGGTACAGAATTGCTTGCCTGTAGGGGGTTAATCCGTTCCATTAACCTAGTTAGCACCTGATCAGAAgaaccaatggggaaagaagatactttaaaatcgggggggggggggaggttttgtttgtgctctttgttggTTCCCTCTCGGGACAAAGAGAGACCAAGCGGGTAACCCAGCTCCTAAAAAGATCCTGAACTAATGCATCTAAAatttacagaaattgtaagtaatggcaaagaaatgtgttagattatcttttcttttatcttgtgaattttccctatgctaagagggaggtttattcctgtttttgtaactttgaagttgagcctagaggagaatcctctgtgtttaaaatatttttatttacccTTTAAAGTTagcttccatcctgattttacagatttaagaacctgattgatttcagtgtcctaaaaaacaGGGATTTGGTCTGTGATCACTTTGTTAACCTTTCAGTTGATATATTATTCTCAAGACCCCCTCCTCAAAAAAGGGGTAAAgggacttggggggatatttgggggagggagggaataggGCTGCAAGTGgtccctccctgaatgtttgtttaaatcacttggtggttgcagcaataccatccaaggacaaggaaaggaatttgtgccttggggaagtttttaacgtaagctggtggaatataagcttggggggtctttcatgcaggtccccacatctctaccccagagttcagagtggggagggaaccctgacaaagACATAGACTGAAATATATCTGGGAGTGGAtaacaaagaggatggatcactcgataattgctctgttctgttcatttcctctgaagaactggcactgtccactgtctgaagacaggacacGGGGCTACAGGGACCATTGAGCTGATCCAGTATAGCCATTTTATATTCTTATAGAAATGCAAATCATACTTTGAATGAAATTTGCCAAACAAGACAATCCTACACATCATATTCTCTGGACTATTAAAGCTGGACATAAAAGGTTTTCCCCTCACCCCCGAGAAAATTGGTGAATGTTCATTGAAAAACTGAGAGCCAAATTTTTCAATTTAAGACTACTGAAaagcaaaatgtattttaaaaaaaaacttcaaattttccatggaaaataattttttttaattgtcccCGGTTTTCAGTGAATATGTGATCATGCTCAATGGAGACAAGGAAGACAAGTTGTCAAACTCAACACCTAATTCTCAGAGTTAAATTCATCCATTCTGGGAATAGAAAAACGAATCCAATTAATCTAATTGGACAAACACCCTCAGAGACTGTCTCAGGGTCAGGCTGCAGACTGAGTGTCTGATTCTTCTCCGATGGGTGTAAACCACTCTCCAACCCTCCTGATTTTAATACACGTCTGAATGTAACCCTGTTGAATGCAAAGCCCAGTGACTCTGGGGGGAATGCTTAGTTTGGATTTATCCTGGTGctcctgggtgggaggggaaagcaaagacaatggactttaAGAAGCCTTGTTAGGGATGAGTCACTGCACTATGCTACTACACCTTTGTCTGCAGAAGCCACAGGGCCGGATGAAAGAGCACTTCTCCTTCCCTGGCAGCCAGCCACCAATGAGACTGACAGAACCCAGAGACATCAGCAATAGCTAAGAATTGCTATAGTCCAGCAGATCGTCACTCAGGAAATGAGCCAGCTAGTGAAAAAAAGCAGCTATCTGAAACCAACACCAGCACGGCAAACAATAACCATAAATACTGTAAGAGTCAAGAAGTTAGAAAGACCGTCTTACATGTCAACCCTTTCTTTCATTTAGTTCTTAATTCTTCGcccttagaatctgtgaatctaagaAATTAAATAACCCTCCACTGTAACAAAACCACAGAGATTCACAAATTTCAAGGCCAGAATGGACTATTTGATCTTCtaacctgacctcctgtataatgccAGCCAGACAATTTCACCCCATTAACCCTGTTCTGTGCCCAAAAAGTTGTGTTTTATTAAAGTATTTTCAAGAAAGGCACTCTGTCTTTATTTAGACAGATGCCACCATTTCCCTGGCCACTTCGTCCCAACCGTTAAGCACTCTCACTGTCAAAAGCATGTGCCtgatttttaatttgaatttgtctggtttctCTTCCAGACACTGGCTCTTGATATGCCTTTCTCTGCAAAAATAAAGATGCCTTTCATATCCAGAATATTCTCTGTGTTTATagtctgtgatcaagtcacccgcctccccttctccccacccccacatgatcttctttttgataaaaaaAACAGATTGTGTTCTCTACGTCTGGCACACTCAGGCATTTTTTCCAGCTCCGACAtgatttttgtggctcttctctgccatGTCTCCAGCTTTTTGACATGAGTTGAGGGTAACTGTGGGGTCACGAATTCTCAGTGTGATGTCAAAAAAAAGACTAATGACCTCTGCTACCAGGCTTTTACAGACATGATTAAACCATCTCTTAACCCTCTCTCGAATAAACTAAATAAATGTACACTAAATAAACAAAATCTCCCTTATTTCACAGTGAAACGTGAAATCAATCTTTTATCTCTTCTCTGCACCATTTTCTCCAGTGCCATATACAGAGATAATTAACTTCCCTATTCAGAGCTAGCCATTTAATACAATCTTGTATTTACTGTGTTCACAACAGCAAATTCATTAATAGCTCTGAGGTCTTTGAGGAGAGAGGTTGGACTGGGGAGCTTGGAGCTGAAATGGAGGAAAGACAGAATTCAAGGAGAAAACCGGAAGGTTTTGTCTCTCATAATACCTCCAGGACTCGGCAGAGTCTGCGAATTGCTAGCTCAGtcacttcaatgggatttgggcaccagTGGAAGTCACAGCTCTGATAATATAGTCCAATGCAGAATTAACTCTTAAGCAGAACCAGAGAACTGCAGATATTTCTGCCTCATCACAGAATTACCTGAATATCATTAGGTGTTGTCTCGGCTTCCAGTGACCAAACCCCATCTACCTTTCATCTGATGGAAGAGATTCATATCTGTGGTGACAATCTGGAAATGCCCTTACAATTCTAAGCATAATACAGTCGAAACGAAAAAATCTACTGTTATCAGTGGGACTGGGAATAACGTGCTCCATGATGTAAGGGTGACAGAATCGGTTACTAAATGTGAATATCTAACTACTGTCAAAATAGCTTTTAGTTCAAAGAAAATACCTAGTCCTACATTTCTTATTAAGACTTTACTACATTCTTATTCAGGCAAAAGTCCCTTTAATTTGACCTGCATTAAGACAGATAATATTCTATATAAAGGTAAAAGCTCTCAAATGTAACCCCTGCAATCTTCCAAGAAAAGAAATGAAGAAATAATTCATATATATTCATCCATAGACTGATATAATTTATATTTAAGGCACTAATTGTCCCCTTTAATTTTTAAGGCACTTTAATTTGATCTGCATTAAGACAGATAATATTCTATATAAAGGTAAAAGCTCTCAAATGTAACCCCTGCAATCTTCCAAGAAAAGAAATGAAGAAATAATTCATATATATTCATCCATAGACTGATATAATTTATATTTAAGGCACTAATTGTCCCCTTTAATTTTTAAGGCACTTTAATTTGACCTGCATTAAGACAGATAATATTCTATATAAAGGTAAAAGCTCTCAAATGTAACCCCTGCAATCTTCCAAGAAAAGAAATGAAGAAATAATTCATATATATTCATCCATAGACTGATATAATTTATATTTAAGGCACTAATTCTTCCACCCATTTTATAAATCACTGGGATTACTCATGGAAAGAGAGATTCTGTCATTCCTGCCTTTTATTACAGCCATACAAAAATTGACTAGGATCTCAAAAAATCACCTcccaaaataaatacataaaacagCTTCAATTTTATTATGAATGGGTTGAACATGGATTACGAGGAATCAATCTGCTTACAGTGAAGCCAAAGTCTGTTTTGCCATCAAGTTCATCTCTCAAGGCTGGGATTTCCACAGAACTGCAGTGACTTAAGGAGTCATCTGACTAATTCTGAAAATCTCTCCAAATGTACTTTCCTATTCCTCCCCACGAGATTTGAGCATTTCCAAAACATTCATGGATTTATCTTCTCAACCTCCTCTGGGATAGGGAAACAATGACAACTTAATTTTCAGGCAGGAGAGACAGAAATATTATAGCTGGGAGTTTTCCCAAGAGCATGAGGGTTAAGTGACCAAAACCTTTTGAAATTCAATGAGAGACCCTTTGACTGCTTCGAAAATCCTCACTCAAGAGATTTGCTGCAGATCACAGCAGGAGTATATAGAAAAGCACTAAAATGACCATTGATTTGCCAGCATTTAGGCCAGTGTCTTTTCCACAAGAGttcaaatctctttttttttataaaacctGAAATTCACCTTGTCCATttggttctttttaacctttATTTTGCTCCCTTTCCCAAAGGAAACATGAAGTGATGGAGACAACAAGAGAGGACAACTGCACAGCACTGACAGAATTCATCCTGCTGGGGCTTGGAAGTGGTCCGGCACCTCACATAGTTCCCTTTTTGGTGTTTCTGGTGATTTACATGACCACTGTGCTTGGGAACACCAGCATGATCCTCCTCATTAGAGCTAACTCTCACCTGCACACCCCCATGTACCTCTTCCTAATTAACCTGTCAGTCTTAGACCTCTGCTTCACCTCCATCGTTGCCCCCAAAGCCATGGCGAGCCTCCTAGCAGggagcaaagccatttcctacaaTGGATGTGCCACCCTATTATTCTTCTTTTCTGTCTTCCTCACTGCTGAAGGGTTCCTGCTGGCAGCCATGGCGTGGGATCggtacatcatcatctgcaaccCACTCTTGTACCCCATCACCATGTCCAAGTGGGTTTGTGTTCAGCTGGTGGCAGGGTCGTATTTTGGTGGCTGTGTGAACTCCATGGTGCAGACTGGCTTCACCTTTACACTATACTATTGTGGGTCGAACGAGATCGATCGTTTCTTCTGTGATGGCCCTCCCCTGGTTAGTGTCACTAACTTATCATAGAATCTCATAGAACTTGGTGATGTTTACCTTATGCAGCCTTATCATAGGGAGCACCTCCCTGTTTGTGCTTATCTCCTATGCTTATATCATCTCCACTATCCTCAGGATTCGCTCTGCTGAGGGCAGACACAAAGCTTTCTCCACCTGCACCTCCCATATAATAGCGGTGAGTTTATTTTATGGGTCCACAGCTTTCATGTATTCACAGCCCACCTGGTTAACTTCTCTGTACCCAAGGAAAGCGGTGTCTGTGTTTACACCTTGTCATCCCCATGATGAATCCCCTCATCTACAGTGTAAGGAACAAAGAGGTGAAAGAAGCTTGGGGAAGAACTATGGGGAAGAAATCTTTGAAAAGTTGAGCCTTGGTTATGAACATAGAGACCAAATCTGCCTGTGAAGGGCTTTTGTGAACTTCTGAAATGGGGTAGGGGGGAGAAAGAAATACAAATTTCTGACAAAATATGTCATTGTTTTTTGTTGTCATTTTTCTCCAGCTATAAACTAATGAATATTTGGGATCAGTGTATGAATGGTTGGGGGGATGACACGGGAGAGCAGGGGACTAGCTCAACATATCTATCTAGCCATCTAAGCTGCAGAACTCATTACATATTATCCAGTGGCACTCAAATAAATTTACAGAATTCTAAAATGGCTTCATTGTTTATAGGGACCTCCTGCTTTGGGCTATGATCCAACTGTTACTCTCTGGTTTAGGAACTTTTTTCTCCATAATTCAGATTACAATACAGTTGTCTTTGAAACAGCTGACACTGGGCACTACTGGAGATAGGATGATGATGCATGGCAATTCTTCTGCTCTTATAACATTCCAGAGCATTGACTGTACAACATATTTGTGACAATAAAGTAT encodes:
- the LOC120380119 gene encoding olfactory receptor 12-like — encoded protein: METTREDNCTALTEFILLGLGSGPAPHIVPFLVFLVIYMTTVLGNTSMILLIRANSHLHTPMYLFLINLSVLDLCFTSIVAPKAMASLLAGSKAISYNGCATLLFFFSVFLTAEGFLLAAMAWDRYIIICNPLLYPITMSKWVCVQLVAGSYFGGCVNSMVQTGFTFTLYYCGSNEIDRFFCDGPPLNLVMFTLCSLIIGSTSLFVLISYAYIISTILRIRSAEGRHKAFSTCTSHIIAVSLFYGSTAFMYSQPTWLTSLYPRKAVSVFTPCHPHDESPHLQCKEQRGERSLGKNYGEEIFEKLSLGYEHRDQICL